The Flaviramulus sp. BrNp1-15 genome has a window encoding:
- the topA gene encoding type I DNA topoisomerase — MAKNLVIVESPAKAKTIEKFLGKDFKVESSFGHIADLPSKELGVDVDGDFKPKYEVSKDKKAVVKKLKELAKKAEMVWLASDEDREGEAIAWHLAETLKLDKDKTKRIVFHEITKSAIQKAIENPRGIDYDLVDAQQARRVLDRIVGYELSPVLWRKVKGGLSAGRVQSVSVRLIVEKEREIQDFNPVASYRIDAEFSNEDGQTFKAKLPKNFSTKKEAQKFLEENANTDFKVSDLQKKPAKKSPAAPFTTSTLQQEASRKLYFSVSKTMTMAQRLYEAGLITYMRTDSVNLSDEARKGAQKEIENAFGSKYSKPRNYTGKSKGAQEAHEAIRPTDFSLQSVDIDRDQARLYDLIWKRSIASQMSEAELERTNVKISASTHNETFTANGEVITFDGFLKVYLEGTDDEDVEQDGMLPAMKVNETLLNNYITATERYTRPPARYTEASLVKKLEELGIGRPSTYAPTISTIQNRNYVEKGTVEGEERNYSQLTLQSGVVKDKLLSEKVGSDKGKLVPTDIGMIVTDFLVNHFDAILDYNFTAKVEEDFDDIAEGKEDWQKMMKSFYKSFHPVVEDVKENADRESGERILGKDPKTGKQVSVRLGKFGPMVQIGTVDDEEKPQFASLSPDQQLNTITYEEAMDLFQLPKNLGTYEGEDVEVNNGRFGPYVKFGKSFVSLPKGVDPLSVELDDAIVLIKEKQKADAPIYMYQDLPVQKGKGRFGPFIKWNNMFINVNKKYDWDNLSEEDIVELIETKIQKEKDKLIHSWEDEGIRVEKARWGRHNVIKGKIKVELAKTVDVSEMTLEEAKAIIEANAPKKKATKRKTATKKK, encoded by the coding sequence ATGGCGAAGAATTTAGTAATAGTAGAGTCACCGGCTAAGGCAAAAACAATAGAAAAATTTCTTGGAAAAGATTTTAAAGTAGAATCTAGTTTTGGGCATATTGCCGATTTGCCTTCTAAGGAATTAGGTGTTGATGTTGACGGTGATTTTAAACCAAAATACGAAGTTTCTAAAGATAAAAAAGCAGTTGTGAAAAAATTGAAAGAGCTAGCTAAAAAAGCAGAAATGGTTTGGCTAGCAAGTGATGAGGATCGAGAGGGAGAGGCTATTGCGTGGCATTTAGCAGAAACTTTAAAGTTGGATAAAGACAAAACAAAACGTATTGTTTTTCACGAAATTACTAAGTCTGCCATACAAAAAGCTATTGAAAACCCACGTGGTATAGACTACGATTTAGTTGATGCACAACAAGCACGTCGTGTTTTAGATAGAATTGTAGGTTATGAGCTGTCGCCAGTACTTTGGAGAAAAGTAAAAGGCGGTCTTTCAGCTGGTCGTGTACAATCTGTTTCAGTGCGATTAATTGTTGAAAAAGAAAGAGAAATTCAAGACTTTAATCCAGTAGCGTCTTATAGAATTGATGCTGAGTTTTCAAATGAAGATGGTCAAACCTTTAAAGCGAAACTTCCAAAGAATTTTTCAACTAAAAAAGAAGCTCAAAAGTTCCTAGAGGAAAATGCCAATACAGATTTTAAAGTTTCAGATTTACAAAAGAAACCAGCAAAAAAATCTCCGGCAGCTCCTTTTACAACGTCAACATTACAACAGGAAGCATCTCGTAAATTATATTTTTCGGTAAGCAAAACTATGACTATGGCGCAGCGCCTTTATGAAGCAGGTTTAATTACTTATATGAGAACAGATAGTGTGAATTTATCTGATGAAGCTAGAAAAGGCGCACAAAAAGAAATAGAAAACGCATTTGGTTCTAAATACAGTAAACCAAGAAATTATACAGGTAAATCTAAAGGCGCTCAAGAAGCGCATGAGGCTATTCGTCCAACAGATTTTTCATTACAATCTGTAGATATAGATAGAGATCAAGCACGTTTATACGATTTAATCTGGAAACGTTCTATTGCATCACAAATGAGTGAAGCAGAATTGGAGCGTACCAATGTTAAAATTAGTGCATCAACACATAACGAAACCTTTACTGCTAATGGTGAGGTAATTACTTTTGATGGATTTTTAAAAGTATATTTAGAAGGTACTGATGACGAAGATGTTGAACAGGATGGAATGTTGCCTGCTATGAAGGTAAATGAAACCTTGTTAAATAATTATATAACAGCAACAGAACGTTATACGCGACCACCAGCAAGATATACTGAGGCTTCGTTGGTTAAAAAATTAGAAGAATTGGGTATTGGTCGTCCATCTACTTATGCTCCAACCATTTCTACTATACAGAATAGAAATTATGTTGAAAAAGGAACAGTTGAAGGAGAAGAGCGTAACTATTCTCAACTTACTTTACAAAGTGGTGTTGTAAAAGATAAATTATTAAGTGAAAAAGTAGGTTCAGATAAAGGGAAATTGGTGCCAACAGATATTGGAATGATTGTTACCGACTTTTTAGTAAATCACTTTGATGCTATTTTAGATTATAATTTTACTGCAAAAGTTGAAGAGGATTTTGATGATATTGCTGAAGGAAAAGAAGATTGGCAAAAAATGATGAAATCATTTTATAAAAGTTTTCATCCAGTAGTTGAAGATGTTAAAGAGAATGCCGATAGAGAATCCGGTGAACGTATTTTAGGTAAAGACCCTAAAACAGGAAAACAAGTAAGTGTACGATTGGGTAAGTTTGGGCCAATGGTGCAAATAGGTACGGTTGATGACGAAGAAAAACCTCAATTTGCAAGTTTAAGTCCAGACCAACAATTAAATACCATTACTTACGAGGAAGCAATGGATTTATTTCAGCTTCCAAAAAATCTTGGTACTTACGAAGGTGAAGATGTTGAGGTTAATAATGGGCGTTTCGGTCCTTATGTAAAGTTTGGTAAATCATTTGTGTCACTTCCAAAAGGAGTAGATCCCTTAAGTGTAGAGTTAGACGATGCTATTGTTTTAATTAAAGAAAAACAAAAAGCTGATGCTCCTATATATATGTATCAGGATTTACCTGTGCAAAAAGGTAAAGGACGTTTTGGACCATTTATAAAATGGAACAATATGTTCATCAACGTTAACAAGAAATATGATTGGGATAATTTATCTGAAGAAGATATTGTTGAATTAATTGAAACAAAAATTCAAAAAGAGAAAGATAAGTTAATTCATTCTTGGGAAGATGAAGGTATTCGTGTAGAAAAAGCACGCTGGGGCAGACATAATGTTATTAAAGGCAAAATAAAAGTTGAACTTGCTAAAACGGTTGATGTTTCAGAGATGACATTGGAAGAAGCAAAAGCAATTATTGAAGCAAACGCGCCAAAAAAGAAAGCTACTAAAAGAAAAACAGCTACTAAGAAAAAATAA
- a CDS encoding LVIVD repeat-containing protein, protein MKLKYLFLPIALIFVISCDPNDEDYEFVQVATPQLMSKSAFRSSVEVAVPQNIEEAGKIYAYKDYIFVNDVNKGVHIIDNSNPESPQAIKYINIPGNEDISVKDDFLYADSATDLVVFDLSDINNVSIVERLEDVFEVYDYNIPIEAQAIDYGNYNYENDIIVGWTITTERRKKQSDDRMIDVVFDGALANSAESVTGTGGSLARFQIVDNYLYAVGYNQMAIFNIQNLAEPTLSGTQYAGWSIETMFQAEGYLYLGSTNGMYIYNLDNPSSPEYVSEFTHWEGCDPVVVDGDYAYLTLRGGNECGQLESILEVIDISDKSYPTLAARHQLENPYGLGIKENMLFVCDGTSGLKLFDKTNPLNITMVKTFENIQSKDVIPLENSLLMIGDNTLYQYKYLDDGVELISSYSLN, encoded by the coding sequence ATGAAATTAAAATATCTTTTTTTGCCCATAGCCCTAATCTTTGTGATCTCTTGCGACCCCAATGATGAAGATTACGAGTTTGTTCAAGTTGCTACGCCTCAATTAATGAGTAAATCTGCTTTTAGAAGTTCGGTTGAAGTTGCTGTTCCTCAAAATATTGAAGAGGCTGGAAAAATTTATGCCTATAAAGATTACATTTTTGTAAACGATGTAAACAAAGGTGTGCATATTATTGATAATTCAAATCCAGAATCACCGCAAGCTATCAAGTATATTAATATTCCTGGTAACGAAGATATTTCTGTTAAAGATGATTTTTTATACGCTGATAGCGCAACAGATTTAGTGGTTTTTGATCTTTCGGATATTAATAATGTGTCAATTGTTGAGCGGTTAGAAGATGTGTTTGAAGTTTATGATTATAATATTCCTATTGAGGCACAAGCCATTGATTATGGTAATTATAATTATGAAAATGATATTATTGTTGGTTGGACCATAACTACCGAAAGACGTAAAAAACAAAGTGATGATAGGATGATTGATGTCGTTTTTGATGGAGCTTTAGCAAATTCAGCTGAATCTGTTACAGGTACTGGAGGTTCCTTAGCGCGTTTTCAAATAGTTGATAATTATTTATATGCTGTTGGTTACAATCAAATGGCTATTTTTAATATTCAAAATTTAGCTGAACCAACACTTTCTGGCACTCAATACGCAGGTTGGAGCATAGAAACTATGTTTCAAGCAGAAGGTTATTTGTATTTAGGAAGCACAAATGGTATGTATATTTATAATTTAGATAATCCTTCTTCACCAGAATATGTTTCAGAATTTACGCATTGGGAAGGCTGTGATCCTGTTGTTGTAGATGGAGATTATGCATACCTAACTTTACGCGGTGGAAATGAATGCGGACAGTTAGAAAGTATCTTAGAGGTTATAGATATTAGTGATAAATCTTACCCAACATTGGCTGCAAGACACCAATTAGAAAATCCCTACGGATTAGGTATTAAAGAAAATATGTTATTTGTTTGCGATGGTACATCTGGTTTAAAGTTGTTTGATAAAACAAATCCGTTAAATATAACTATGGTAAAAACATTTGAAAATATTCAATCTAAAGATGTGATTCCCTTAGAAAATAGTCTGTTAATGATTGGTGATAATACATTATATCAATATAAATATTTAGATGACGGTGTTGAGCTAATAAGTAGTTACTCGTTAAACTAA
- the miaB gene encoding tRNA (N6-isopentenyl adenosine(37)-C2)-methylthiotransferase MiaB has translation MEKEIDENKQGESLVLEQKEENKRKLFIESYGCAMNFSDSEIVASIMSEQGFNTTQNLEEADLVLVNTCSIRDKAEQTVRKRLEKYNAVKRDTNPKMKVGVLGCMAERLKTKFLEEEKIVDLVVGPDAYKDLPNLLAEVDEGRDAINVILSKEETYGDVSPIRLNTNGVTAFVSITRGCDNMCTFCVVPFTRGRERSRDPQSIIEEINDLWNKGYKEITLLGQNVDSYLWYGGGLKKDFDKASDLQKATSVNFSKLLDLCAIAQPKMRIRFSTSNPQDLTLDVVETMAKHQNICNHIHLPVQSGSNRILKEMNRLHTREEYMQLIDNIRQIIPNCAISQDMIVGFPTETEDDFQDTVSLMEYVKYNFGYMFTYSERPGTMAARNMEDDVPEETKKRRLQDIVDLQRIHSEVRTKEWLNTTVEVLIEKESKKSNTQWSGRTPQNIVCVFPKGDYKVGDFVNVTVTNCTSATLIGEAIGLSENN, from the coding sequence ATGGAAAAAGAAATTGACGAAAATAAACAAGGAGAATCTTTAGTTTTAGAACAAAAAGAAGAAAACAAACGTAAACTTTTTATTGAAAGTTATGGTTGCGCTATGAATTTTAGTGATAGTGAAATTGTTGCTTCTATAATGTCTGAGCAAGGTTTTAACACTACTCAAAACCTTGAAGAAGCCGATTTGGTTTTAGTAAACACCTGCTCTATTCGTGATAAAGCAGAACAAACCGTTCGTAAACGTTTAGAAAAATATAATGCCGTAAAACGAGATACCAACCCAAAAATGAAAGTTGGCGTTTTAGGTTGTATGGCAGAACGCTTAAAAACTAAATTTCTTGAAGAAGAAAAAATTGTTGATTTAGTTGTAGGTCCTGATGCCTACAAAGATTTACCAAATCTTTTAGCTGAAGTTGATGAAGGTAGAGACGCTATTAACGTTATTCTTTCTAAAGAAGAAACTTATGGTGATGTTTCTCCTATACGTTTAAACACCAATGGCGTAACCGCTTTTGTATCTATAACTCGTGGTTGCGACAACATGTGTACATTTTGCGTAGTGCCTTTTACAAGAGGACGCGAGCGCAGTAGAGATCCACAAAGTATTATTGAAGAAATAAACGATTTATGGAATAAAGGCTACAAAGAAATTACACTTTTAGGGCAAAATGTAGATAGCTACCTTTGGTATGGTGGCGGACTCAAAAAAGATTTTGATAAAGCCAGTGATTTACAAAAAGCAACATCGGTTAATTTTTCTAAATTACTAGACCTTTGCGCTATAGCACAACCTAAAATGCGAATTCGTTTTTCAACATCAAATCCCCAAGATTTAACTTTAGATGTGGTTGAAACTATGGCTAAACACCAAAATATTTGTAATCATATTCATTTACCTGTACAAAGTGGAAGTAATCGTATTTTAAAGGAAATGAATCGTTTGCACACGCGTGAAGAGTACATGCAATTGATCGACAACATTCGTCAAATTATTCCAAACTGTGCCATTAGTCAAGATATGATTGTTGGTTTTCCAACTGAAACTGAAGACGATTTTCAAGATACCGTTTCATTGATGGAATATGTAAAATACAACTTTGGATATATGTTCACGTACTCCGAGCGCCCAGGAACCATGGCAGCTAGAAATATGGAGGATGATGTTCCTGAAGAAACAAAAAAACGTCGATTACAAGATATCGTTGACTTACAAAGAATACATAGTGAAGTAAGGACCAAAGAGTGGCTTAATACTACTGTAGAGGTTTTGATTGAAAAAGAATCAAAAAAATCTAACACACAATGGTCTGGTCGCACGCCACAAAATATAGTTTGTGTTTTTCCAAAAGGAGATTATAAAGTAGGAGATTTTGTAAATGTAACTGTTACTAATTGCACAAGCGCAACACTAATTGGAGAAGCAATTGGTTTAAGTGAAAATAATTAA
- a CDS encoding sigma-54-dependent Fis family transcriptional regulator has protein sequence MESIQAIKQRFGIIGNSPALNRAIEKAIQVAPTDISVLVTGESGVGKESIPKIIHQLSHRKHNKYIAVNCGAIPEGTIDSELFGHEKGAFTGATQTREGYFEVADGGTIFLDEVGELPLTTQVRLLRVLENGEFLKVGSSKVQKTNVRIVAATNVNMFEAIQKEKFREDLFYRLSTVDIHLPPLRERQEDIHLLFRKFASDFALKYKMPTVKLTDNAIQILLKYRWSGNIRQLRNIAEQLSVLEQNRTISASTLQSYLPTSGTNLPAVIKTSKSESDFSSEREILYKVLFDMKSDLNDLKKLTMELMKHGNVKDVEKNNESLIQKIYGNDDEEDAVYEDTLDNTNAEVISIPEHATNNDETTVVQDKYHFAEEVEEEETLSLQDKELELIKKSLERHSGKRKLAAAELGISERTLYRKIKQYDL, from the coding sequence ATGGAATCAATTCAAGCAATAAAACAACGTTTTGGTATTATTGGTAATTCACCAGCATTAAATCGTGCTATTGAAAAAGCGATTCAGGTTGCTCCTACCGATATTTCGGTTCTCGTAACTGGAGAAAGCGGTGTTGGTAAAGAAAGTATTCCTAAAATAATACATCAATTATCGCATAGAAAACATAATAAATATATAGCTGTAAACTGTGGAGCTATTCCAGAAGGCACTATTGACAGTGAACTTTTTGGGCACGAAAAAGGTGCTTTTACAGGCGCTACACAAACTCGCGAAGGCTATTTTGAGGTCGCAGATGGCGGAACTATTTTTCTTGATGAAGTTGGTGAATTACCATTAACAACTCAAGTACGTTTATTACGTGTTTTAGAAAATGGTGAGTTTTTAAAAGTAGGCTCTAGTAAAGTGCAAAAAACTAATGTGCGTATTGTAGCAGCTACAAACGTAAACATGTTTGAAGCTATACAAAAAGAAAAGTTTCGTGAAGATTTATTTTACAGATTAAGTACCGTAGATATTCACTTACCACCTTTAAGAGAGCGTCAAGAAGATATTCATTTGTTATTTAGAAAATTTGCGAGCGATTTTGCTTTAAAATATAAAATGCCAACGGTTAAACTAACCGATAATGCAATACAAATCCTTTTAAAATATAGATGGAGTGGTAATATTCGTCAGTTACGAAACATAGCAGAACAACTCTCTGTTTTAGAACAAAATCGCACTATTAGTGCTTCAACACTACAAAGTTATTTACCAACATCTGGCACTAATTTGCCCGCTGTAATTAAAACTTCAAAATCTGAAAGCGATTTTAGTAGTGAGCGTGAAATTCTATACAAAGTGCTTTTTGATATGAAAAGCGATCTTAATGATTTAAAAAAGCTTACAATGGAATTAATGAAGCATGGTAATGTTAAAGATGTTGAAAAAAATAACGAGAGCCTGATTCAAAAAATCTATGGGAATGATGATGAAGAAGATGCAGTATATGAAGACACTTTAGATAACACTAATGCTGAAGTTATTTCAATTCCAGAACACGCCACTAATAATGATGAAACCACGGTTGTTCAAGATAAATATCATTTTGCTGAAGAAGTTGAGGAAGAAGAAACTTTATCATTACAAGACAAAGAGTTAGAATTAATTAAAAAATCGCTTGAACGTCACAGCGGAAAACGTAAATTAGCAGCTGCCGAATTAGGTATAAGTGAACGTACACTTTATCGAAAAATCAAACAATACGATTTATAA
- the lptE gene encoding LptE family protein — MKKYVLYFSLLTFSFSLTGCGIYSFTGASIPPGTETYQVNRFENTALLVEPGLERDFKLALEDLIQNQTNLNLVPSNGDLVYEGEITEYRISPTTATSQNTAAQNRLTISVKLRFFNKKNEEDDLDQSFTFFYDYPGSAQLVGAQKTTAHEEIFERITQDIFNATLAKW, encoded by the coding sequence ATGAAAAAATACGTATTATACTTTTCACTTTTAACTTTTAGTTTTTCACTCACCGGATGTGGCATTTATTCGTTTACAGGAGCTTCAATTCCACCAGGAACTGAAACCTATCAAGTAAATCGTTTTGAGAATACAGCTTTATTAGTAGAACCTGGTTTAGAACGTGACTTTAAATTAGCCCTTGAAGACTTAATACAAAATCAAACTAATTTAAATCTTGTACCATCTAATGGCGATTTAGTCTACGAAGGTGAAATAACAGAATATAGAATTTCGCCAACAACAGCAACATCACAAAATACAGCAGCTCAAAACAGATTAACAATAAGTGTGAAACTCAGATTTTTTAATAAAAAAAATGAAGAGGATGATTTAGATCAATCTTTTACATTTTTTTATGATTATCCAGGAAGCGCACAACTAGTAGGAGCACAAAAAACAACTGCTCACGAAGAAATTTTTGAACGCATTACACAAGATATTTTTAATGCAACACTAGCTAAATGGTAA
- the secG gene encoding preprotein translocase subunit SecG, producing MSTFTIFLALIVVVAFLLIVVIMVQNPKGGGLSSSFGGGGTQQLGGVKKTTDFLDKSTWTLATLLLVLILLSNVAINRGGENVDSKALDPDATTTQPLPTPVDTANDAATTTEGTEE from the coding sequence ATGAGTACGTTTACAATATTTTTAGCTTTAATCGTAGTTGTAGCATTTTTACTAATAGTAGTAATCATGGTACAAAACCCTAAAGGAGGTGGATTATCATCATCTTTTGGTGGCGGTGGCACACAACAACTAGGTGGAGTAAAAAAGACAACCGATTTTTTAGATAAAAGTACCTGGACATTAGCAACATTATTGTTGGTATTAATTTTACTATCAAATGTAGCTATTAATAGAGGTGGAGAAAATGTAGATTCAAAAGCATTAGACCCTGATGCAACTACAACACAACCTTTACCAACTCCAGTTGATACGGCAAATGATGCTGCAACAACAACTGAAGGTACAGAAGAATAA
- the groES gene encoding co-chaperone GroES, which translates to MALNIKPLADRVLIEPAAAETKTASGIIIPDNAKEKPQKGTVVAAGKGTKDEPITVKVGDTVLYGKYAGTELKLDGKDYLIMRESDILAIV; encoded by the coding sequence ATGGCATTAAACATTAAACCATTAGCAGATAGAGTTCTTATTGAACCAGCTGCAGCTGAAACTAAAACAGCTTCAGGAATTATAATTCCAGATAACGCTAAAGAAAAACCACAAAAAGGAACCGTTGTTGCTGCTGGAAAAGGCACAAAGGACGAGCCTATTACTGTAAAAGTTGGCGATACTGTTTTATATGGTAAATATGCAGGTACAGAGCTTAAACTAGATGGTAAAGACTATTTAATCATGCGTGAAAGCGACATATTAGCAATTGTTTAA
- the groL gene encoding chaperonin GroEL (60 kDa chaperone family; promotes refolding of misfolded polypeptides especially under stressful conditions; forms two stacked rings of heptamers to form a barrel-shaped 14mer; ends can be capped by GroES; misfolded proteins enter the barrel where they are refolded when GroES binds) has translation MAKDIKFDIEARDGLKRGVDALANAVKVTLGPKGRNVIISKSFGAPQVTKDGVSVAKEIELEDAHENMGAQMVKEVASKTNDLAGDGTTTATVLAQAIVKEGLKNVASGANPMDLKRGIDKAVEAITKNLEKQAQKVGNSSEKIKQVAAISANNDDTIGELIAQAFSKVGKEGVITVEEAKGMDTYVDVVEGMQFDRGYLSPYFVTDTDKMIADLENPYILLFDKKISNLQEILPILEPVAQSGRPLLIVAEDVDGQALATLVVNKLRGGLKIAAVKAPGFGDRRKAMLEDIAILTGGTVISEERGFTLENADLTMLGTAETVTVDKDNTTIVNGAGKASDIKARVNQIKSQIETTTSDYDKEKLQERLAKLAGGVAVLYVGAASEVEMKEKKDRVDDALHATRAAVEEGIVAGGGVALVRAKSVLEKLTTENLDETTGVQIVNKAIEAPLRTIVENAGGEGSVVINKVLEGKKDFGYDAKSEKYVDMLKAGIIDPKKVTRIALENAASVAGMILTTECALIDIKEDAPAMPPMGGGGMPGMM, from the coding sequence ATGGCAAAAGACATAAAATTTGATATTGAAGCACGCGACGGTTTAAAACGTGGTGTAGACGCATTAGCTAATGCAGTAAAAGTTACTTTAGGCCCAAAAGGACGTAATGTAATAATTAGTAAAAGTTTTGGAGCACCACAAGTAACTAAAGATGGTGTATCTGTAGCTAAAGAAATAGAATTAGAAGATGCACACGAAAACATGGGTGCACAAATGGTAAAAGAAGTTGCTAGTAAAACAAACGATTTAGCAGGAGACGGTACAACTACAGCTACTGTTTTAGCACAAGCAATAGTAAAAGAAGGACTAAAAAATGTGGCTTCTGGTGCAAATCCTATGGATTTGAAACGTGGTATTGACAAAGCTGTTGAAGCCATAACAAAAAACTTAGAAAAGCAAGCTCAAAAAGTTGGCAACTCTTCTGAAAAAATAAAACAAGTAGCAGCCATTTCTGCAAATAACGACGACACTATTGGTGAGTTAATTGCTCAAGCATTTAGTAAGGTTGGAAAAGAAGGTGTTATTACTGTTGAAGAAGCAAAAGGCATGGATACTTATGTTGATGTTGTTGAAGGTATGCAGTTTGACAGAGGTTACTTATCACCTTACTTTGTTACCGATACTGATAAAATGATTGCCGATTTAGAAAATCCATACATTTTATTATTCGATAAAAAGATTTCAAACTTACAAGAAATCCTACCTATTCTAGAGCCAGTTGCACAATCTGGTCGTCCATTATTAATTGTCGCAGAAGATGTTGATGGTCAAGCCTTAGCAACTTTAGTTGTAAACAAATTACGTGGTGGCTTAAAAATTGCAGCTGTAAAAGCACCTGGTTTTGGAGACAGACGTAAAGCTATGCTTGAAGATATCGCAATCTTAACTGGCGGAACTGTAATTTCAGAAGAAAGAGGATTCACTCTAGAAAATGCAGATTTAACTATGCTTGGTACTGCAGAAACTGTAACAGTTGATAAAGACAATACTACAATTGTAAACGGTGCAGGAAAAGCTTCTGATATTAAAGCAAGAGTAAACCAAATTAAATCACAAATTGAAACTACAACTAGTGATTACGATAAAGAAAAACTTCAAGAACGTTTAGCTAAATTAGCTGGAGGTGTAGCTGTACTATATGTTGGCGCTGCAAGTGAAGTAGAAATGAAAGAAAAGAAAGACCGTGTTGATGATGCTTTACATGCAACAAGAGCTGCTGTAGAAGAAGGTATTGTTGCCGGTGGTGGTGTTGCTTTAGTTAGAGCAAAATCAGTTTTAGAAAAGTTAACTACAGAAAATCTAGATGAAACTACTGGAGTACAAATAGTAAATAAAGCTATTGAGGCTCCTTTACGTACAATCGTTGAAAACGCAGGTGGTGAAGGTAGTGTTGTAATCAACAAAGTATTAGAAGGTAAAAAAGACTTTGGTTACGATGCTAAATCTGAAAAATATGTAGATATGCTTAAAGCAGGTATTATCGACCCTAAAAAAGTAACACGTATTGCATTAGAAAATGCTGCATCTGTTGCTGGTATGATTCTAACTACTGAGTGTGCTTTAATTGATATTAAAGAAGATGCTCCTGCAATGCCTCCAATGGGAGGTGGCGGAATGCCAGGTATGATGTAG
- a CDS encoding RNA polymerase sigma factor: MKPFLKVIQLHKNESALIKKAIKNNREAQHVLFELHAPKMLSVCRYYIKDIQHAEDVMLNGFFKVFSNLKNFKGEGSFEGWIRKIMVRESISFLRQQKKVEFSVEDILIHDDSTNNINTNIEVAQIQELIDELPDGYKMVFIMYAIEGYKHHEIANELNINEGTSKSQLFKARKMLQEKIKKINKTTSYGTT; encoded by the coding sequence ATGAAACCATTTTTGAAAGTTATTCAACTCCATAAAAACGAATCTGCGCTTATAAAAAAAGCAATCAAAAACAACCGGGAAGCGCAACACGTTTTATTTGAATTACACGCTCCAAAAATGTTAAGTGTTTGCAGATATTATATTAAAGATATCCAACATGCCGAAGACGTCATGCTTAACGGATTTTTTAAAGTGTTTTCTAATTTAAAAAATTTTAAAGGTGAAGGTAGTTTTGAAGGTTGGATTCGTAAGATTATGGTTAGAGAATCTATTTCATTTTTAAGACAACAAAAAAAAGTTGAGTTTTCTGTTGAAGATATTTTAATTCATGATGATTCAACAAACAATATTAATACCAATATTGAAGTAGCTCAAATCCAAGAGCTGATCGATGAACTTCCAGATGGCTATAAAATGGTTTTCATTATGTATGCTATTGAAGGTTACAAACATCATGAAATTGCAAATGAATTGAATATTAATGAAGGCACATCAAAATCGCAATTATTTAAAGCACGAAAAATGCTTCAGGAAAAAATTAAAAAAATAAATAAAACAACAAGCTATGGCACCACTTAA